From a region of the Microterricola gilva genome:
- a CDS encoding heat shock protein transcriptional repressor HspR, translating into MDEHAPIFVISAAAELAGMHPQTLRQYDRLGLVEPQRTPGKSRRYSMRDVLQLREIAELSAAGVSLEGIRRILELENRVNVLARRVHELEGALADEMLNRPGRRVFAAGAEGDVISLKAGTRVRRSNAVVVWRPLGNGERH; encoded by the coding sequence ATGGACGAGCACGCACCGATCTTCGTGATCTCCGCGGCCGCCGAGCTGGCCGGCATGCACCCGCAGACGCTGCGGCAGTACGACCGGCTCGGCTTGGTCGAACCCCAGCGCACGCCGGGCAAGTCGCGTCGCTACTCGATGCGCGACGTGCTCCAGCTGCGTGAGATCGCCGAGCTCAGCGCCGCGGGCGTGAGCCTCGAGGGCATCAGGCGCATCCTCGAGCTCGAGAACCGGGTGAACGTGTTGGCGCGGCGCGTGCACGAGCTCGAGGGCGCCCTCGCCGATGAGATGCTCAACCGGCCTGGCCGGCGCGTGTTCGCCGCCGGGGCGGAGGGCGACGTGATCTCTCTCAAGGCCGGCACGCGCGTGCGGCGCTCGAACGCCGTCGTCGTCTGGCGCCCGCTCGGCAACGGCGAACGCCACTAG
- a CDS encoding DUF6325 family protein, giving the protein MAQFEFGPVDISVVSFAGDRPDDATIAAIEELVESGEIAILDLLFVSRALNGDLTVTEFEDVGEEWGFTRIELPASGVIGDDDVDDLVSMIEPGRSAAVIAIELVFAKRLTSKLAASGGLVLHSERIPAAVVNAVLSDASDD; this is encoded by the coding sequence ATGGCGCAATTTGAATTCGGTCCTGTTGACATCTCGGTTGTGTCCTTCGCCGGGGATCGCCCCGACGACGCCACGATCGCGGCCATCGAGGAGCTGGTTGAGAGTGGCGAAATCGCCATACTCGACCTCCTGTTCGTGTCCCGCGCGCTGAACGGCGATCTGACCGTCACCGAGTTCGAGGATGTCGGCGAGGAGTGGGGTTTCACCCGGATCGAGCTGCCGGCGTCCGGCGTGATCGGAGACGACGACGTCGACGACCTCGTCTCGATGATCGAGCCGGGACGCTCGGCAGCCGTCATCGCGATCGAGCTCGTCTTCGCCAAGCGGCTGACCTCGAAGTTGGCCGCATCGGGCGGCCTCGTTCTGCACAGCGAGCGCATCCCCGCCGCGGTCGTCAACGCGGTGCTCAGCGACGCCAGCGACGACTGA
- a CDS encoding SHOCT domain-containing protein, translated as MPLRRMGRPGLIGMAARTAVVAGTATAVSGAVAGHQQQKAQEQAEANAYEQQQQQAAMQQAAQEAAAQQAAMQQAAAPAPAAAPAAPAVDGLVAQLQNLGSLRDQGLLSDAEFAAAKAKLLG; from the coding sequence ATGCCACTGAGAAGAATGGGCCGTCCCGGTCTGATTGGAATGGCGGCCCGCACGGCCGTCGTCGCTGGAACCGCCACCGCCGTCAGCGGCGCCGTCGCCGGCCATCAACAGCAGAAGGCCCAGGAGCAGGCCGAGGCGAACGCCTACGAGCAGCAGCAGCAGCAGGCAGCGATGCAGCAGGCCGCCCAGGAAGCCGCGGCACAACAGGCAGCGATGCAGCAGGCCGCCGCGCCGGCACCGGCCGCAGCGCCAGCAGCTCCCGCGGTCGATGGCCTCGTCGCCCAGCTGCAGAATCTCGGCTCGCTGCGCGACCAGGGTCTGCTGAGCGACGCAGAGTTCGCGGCGGCCAAGGCGAAACTGCTGGGCTGA